From one Lotus japonicus ecotype B-129 chromosome 3, LjGifu_v1.2 genomic stretch:
- the LOC130748402 gene encoding probable WRKY transcription factor 12 isoform X2 yields MEGERDHVPNFELQVSFTNTPQPITEMGFVDHFEENQVLSFLAPSAQSQSSQPLTGGGSNDASTTAAASTLGFSHDDLVNRTSWNSNEQFQVRTIDPKAVSDENCTGNTSDGNNTWWRSGGSEKSKVKVRRKLREPRFCFQTRSDVDVLDDGYKWRKYGQKVVKNSLHPRSYYRCTHSNCRVKKRVERLSEDCRMVITTYEGRHNHSPCDESNSSEHECFTSF; encoded by the exons ATGGAAGGGGAAAGAGATCATGTTCCCAATTTTGAGCTTCAAGTTTCATTCACAAACACTCCTCAACCCATAACCGAAATGGGTTTTGTTGATCATTTTGAAGAAAACCAGGTTCTTAGCTTCTTGGCTCCCTCTGCACAATCCCAATCCTCTCAACCTCTAACTGGCGGCGGCAGCAACGACGCATCCACCACCGCGGCAGCCTCAACTCTTGGCTTCAGCCATGACGACCTTGTCAACAGAACTTCTTGGAATAGTAACGAGCAG TTTCAGGTGAGAACTATTGATCCGAAGGCTGTCAGTGATGAAAATTGCACTGGAAATACTAGTGATGGGAACAACACATG GTGGAGGAGTGGAGGGTCAGAGAAGAGCAAGGTGAAAGTGAGGAGGAAGCTGAGAGAGCCAAGGTTTTGTTTCCAAACAAGAAGTGATGTGGATGTGCTTGATGATGGTTACAAATGGAGGAAATATGGTCAGAAAGTTGTCAAGAATAGCCTTCATCCAAG AAGTTATTACCGTTGCACCCATAGCAATTGCAGGGTGAAAAAAAGAGTTGAACGTCTCTCAGAAGATTGTCGTATGGTGATAACAACGTATGAAGGTAGACACAATCACTCTCCTTGCGACGAATCAAATTCATCTGAACATGAATGTTTTACCTCTTTTTAA
- the LOC130748402 gene encoding probable WRKY transcription factor 12 isoform X1, protein MEGERDHVPNFELQVSFTNTPQPITEMGFVDHFEENQVLSFLAPSAQSQSSQPLTGGGSNDASTTAAASTLGFSHDDLVNRTSWNSNEQFQVRTIDPKAVSDENCTGNTSDGNNTWWRSGGSEKSKVKVRRKLREPRFCFQTRSDVDVLDDGYKWRKYGQKVVKNSLHPRSYYRCTHSNCRVKKRVERLSEDCRMVITTYEARLRSPLFRRLSVGWGMHQSVMSLNLLTSLPGGTFSQFKYTPNYV, encoded by the exons ATGGAAGGGGAAAGAGATCATGTTCCCAATTTTGAGCTTCAAGTTTCATTCACAAACACTCCTCAACCCATAACCGAAATGGGTTTTGTTGATCATTTTGAAGAAAACCAGGTTCTTAGCTTCTTGGCTCCCTCTGCACAATCCCAATCCTCTCAACCTCTAACTGGCGGCGGCAGCAACGACGCATCCACCACCGCGGCAGCCTCAACTCTTGGCTTCAGCCATGACGACCTTGTCAACAGAACTTCTTGGAATAGTAACGAGCAG TTTCAGGTGAGAACTATTGATCCGAAGGCTGTCAGTGATGAAAATTGCACTGGAAATACTAGTGATGGGAACAACACATG GTGGAGGAGTGGAGGGTCAGAGAAGAGCAAGGTGAAAGTGAGGAGGAAGCTGAGAGAGCCAAGGTTTTGTTTCCAAACAAGAAGTGATGTGGATGTGCTTGATGATGGTTACAAATGGAGGAAATATGGTCAGAAAGTTGTCAAGAATAGCCTTCATCCAAG AAGTTATTACCGTTGCACCCATAGCAATTGCAGGGTGAAAAAAAGAGTTGAACGTCTCTCAGAAGATTGTCGTATGGTGATAACAACGTATGAAG CGAGGTTGCGTTCCCCTCTCTTTCGTCGATTAAGTGTTGGATGGGGAATGCATCAGTCAGTTATGTCCCTGAACCTCCTAACTTCCCTGCCAGGTGGTACATTTTCTCAATTTAAGTATACCCCAAATTACGTTTAA
- the LOC130748316 gene encoding tryptophan--tRNA ligase, cytoplasmic, with protein MAAPSETKKEEEEQVVNPWEVSAKDGGKIDYDKLIDRFGCQRLDQSLIQRFERLTSQPAHVFLRRGVFFAHRDFTDILDAYEKGDRFYLYTGRGPSSEALHLGHLIPFMFTKYLQDTFKVPLVIQLTDDEKFLWKNLTIEESQRLARENAKDIIACGFDISKTFIFSDFSYVGSAFYKNMMEIAKRVTYNQAVGIFGFTGEDHIGKVSFPPVQAAPSFPSSFPHLFSGKEKLRCLIPCAIDQDPYFRMTRDVAPKLQYNKPALIESTFFPALQGETGKMSASDPNSAIYVTDSAKDIKNKVNKYAFSGGQDSIEKHRQLGANLEVDIPIKYLSFFLEDDDELEHIKKEYGAGRMLTGEVKQRLVEVLTALVERHCRARAAVTEEMVDAFMAVRPLPHMFD; from the exons ATGGCGGCGCCATCAGAGacgaagaaggaagaagaggagcAAGTGGTGAATCCATGGGAGGTTTCAGCCAAGGACGGTGGCAAGATCGATTACGACAAGCTCATCGACCGTTTCGGATGCCAAAGGCTCGACCAATCCCTCATCCAACGCTTCGAGCGACTCACCTCTCAGCCTGCTCACGTATTCCTCCGCCGCGGCGTTTTCTTCGCTCACCG TGATTTTACAGATATTTTGGACGCTTATGAAAAGGGTGATAGGTTTTACTTGTATACCGGTCGAGGACCGTCTTCCGAAGCTTTGCATTTGGGACATTTGATTCCATTCATGTTCACCAA GTATTTGCAAGATACCTTTAAGGTTCCTCTGGTTATACAGCTCACTGATGATGAGAAGTTCTTGTGGAAAAATCTTACTATCGAGGAGAGCCAAAGACTTGCACGGGAGAACGCAAAGGACATCATTGCTTGTGGTTTTGACATTTCAAAGACATTTATCTTCTCTGATTTCAGTTATGTCGGTAG TGCCTTCTACAAGAACATGATGGAGATTGCAAAGCGTGTGACTTATAACCAGGCTGTTGGTATTTTTGGTTTCACTGGGGAAGATCATATTGGAAAAGTTAGTTTTCCACCTGTGCAG GCAGCTCCATCATTTCCGAGTTCATTTCCTCACCTATTTTCTGGCAAAGAAAAACTCCGTTGTTTGATTCCTTGTGCAATTGACCAG GATCCTTATTTTAGAATGACACGAGATGTTGCTCCTAAACTACAATATAACAAACCGGCCTTGATTGAATCAACATTCTTCCCTGCATTACAG GGAGAAACAGGAAAAATGTCTGCCAGTGATCCCAATTCTGCAATATATGTTACTGATTCTGCAAAAGATATAAAGAATAAG GTAAACAAGTATGCGTTCTCCGGTGGGCAAGATTCTATAGAAAAACATAGGCAATTAGGGGCAAATCTTGAG GTAGATATACCAATCAAATACCTTTCCTTTTTcctagaagatgatgatgaacttGAACACATAAAGAAG GAGTATGGAGCAGGGCGCATGCTCACTGGTGAGGTGAAGCAGCGCCTAGTCGAAGTTTTGACTGCACTAGTGGAAAGACATTGTAGGGCTCGGGCTGCTGTGACTGAAGAG ATGGTGGATGCATTTATGGCTGTCAGACCACTTCCCCACATGTTTGACTGA